Genomic segment of Polycladomyces abyssicola:
AATAGAAAAAACACCTCTATACGAGGTGTTTTTGGTGGGCAGTATAGGAATCGAACCTACGACCTCTTCCGTGTCAAGGAAGCGCTCTCCCTCTGAGCTAACTGCCCAAGTGAAAGTATTCATACTGGTGGGCCCAACAGGACTCGAACCTGTGACCAATCGGTTATGAGCCGACCGCTCTACCAACTGAGCTATAGGCCCATTGAAAGATGGCGGAGCTGACGGGACTCGAACCCGCGACCTCCGGCGTGACAGGCCGGCGTGAACTCCAACTTCACCACAGCTCCATACTTGGTTGCGGGGGCAGGACTTGAACCTGCGACCTTCGGGTTATGAGCCCGACGAGCTACCAACTGCTCCACCCCGCGTCATCTTTTCGTTTATGTCGTTTTCGCTGACGACAACTATAACTATACAACAGGTTCGAGAGGAATGCAAGAGGTTTTTTTATTTTTTTTTCCGAACCTCAGTTCTGTCCCACAAGTAACGTACACCGTAACGACCGCGCCTCGATTGAAACACTTCAACCTCGGCAGGGCTGTCATAGCCGTAGACCCACCAATCCTCCTGGATGCGGGCAGCCAAACAGCGTGCCTGAAAACGCGTATCATACAATTTGGCCCAATAAATCCAGCAAGACATCGGTGTTCCCTCCTGCGGAAGAGTTTCTTCAGGTATTGTGCCTAAACCAGGCTCCATTCATGCCAGGCGGGCTAAGGCACATTTTTTCCGCGAAGGATACGAAGACTCGTCTTGGCGCATAAGATATAGCACAAACGGTTCCCCCGTTTGTTTAGGCCATCTGATCTGCCATTGGACAGATGTTCCCTCCTCTAATCAACCCGGGTGCCAGGCGGCGCTTGGGTCTTTTTGATTCCGAACAAAAAAGCCCCGCGCTTTTTCACGCGGAGCAAGACTCTGATATCTACTTGGATGGTGACACAAACGCTTTTTCCTCTTCATCACGCAGCCGGTGCGCCAGGCGGCTGGATGCGGCGGCCGCCACACTGGCGACCAAATCGTCAATAAATGTGTGGACAGGACCAGATCCATCTTTTTTCGTATCCAGTTGTTTGATCAATCCGATTTTTTGTTTGTCGAGATGGCCAAAAGTGGTGACAGCGATACTTCCATATCCCAACACCGACCCAAGGGCCAGTGTTTCATCGCATCCAAACAATCCCTCATCTGTTCTCACCAAGGTTTGAAGGGGTTCTGACAACATCCCCTTTTCCGCCAAAATATCTAATTCAGTTCCAACAAGAATGGCATGCTGGATCTCCCGTTTTTCCAATACGGCCTGTACGCTTTCCACGCACAGATCGATCGTCAGGTTTTCATTGTAGGGAGCTTGCATCTGATATACTATTTCGGCAATCCCTTCGATGGTAACGCCGCGTTGCTGCAGCCGTTCCATCACTGCCTGTTTCACTTCACGACTGTGAACACGCTTCACGATCCGGTTCCCTCCTCTCCTTCTCCCTCACGGGAGCCTATGTTCATGATAACACACACCGTGATCAACGTGTACGCGCGAAACCTTTCTTTCGCACGTCCTTTATTATCAGCAGGAAAAGGGGGTATAATGGATATACATCGTGTTGCATGTTCACTTGCCTCTTTATTCGTGCGAAATTTCGGAAAGAAATTCGCCTTCATCTACTGCAGACGGTAGACAGCTCCTGCAAATTTGTCAAAAGGAGGGAGTTTGAATGAAATACGGCATTGCAATATTCCCGCAAAAACACGTCCAAGATTTTGCCAACTCCTACCGGAAGCGATATGACCCGCACTATACACTCATCCCACCGCACATCACGTTAAAAGAAGCGTTTGAAATGGATGAGGCCAATCTGGATAAGGCGGTCGACCATCTGGAAAAGGTGGCAAGAGAGTCTCAGCCTTTCGAAATTTGTTTTCATAAAGTGAGTTGCTTCCATCCGACAAACAACGTCATCTATTTAGCTGTGAAGAATGATCAACCGCTCCGCACACTGCATGAAAAAATCAACTCCGGTATACTGTATCACCCCCATCGCTATCCGTTCACCCCTCATTTGACCATCGGGCAAAATATGTCCACAGACGAATTGCATGATGTT
This window contains:
- a CDS encoding YjcG family protein — encoded protein: MKYGIAIFPQKHVQDFANSYRKRYDPHYTLIPPHITLKEAFEMDEANLDKAVDHLEKVARESQPFEICFHKVSCFHPTNNVIYLAVKNDQPLRTLHEKINSGILYHPHRYPFTPHLTIGQNMSTDELHDVYGSLRMRSLNLHTEVDRFHLLYQLENGSWSVYQSFLFKG
- a CDS encoding phosphatidylglycerophosphatase A, whose protein sequence is MKRVHSREVKQAVMERLQQRGVTIEGIAEIVYQMQAPYNENLTIDLCVESVQAVLEKREIQHAILVGTELDILAEKGMLSEPLQTLVRTDEGLFGCDETLALGSVLGYGSIAVTTFGHLDKQKIGLIKQLDTKKDGSGPVHTFIDDLVASVAAAASSRLAHRLRDEEEKAFVSPSK